The DNA segment GCGGCCGACAATCTGGCCGAAGCGGCCGAAGCCGGCGATGATCACATGGCCTTCCCGTTCCTCGATGGCATCGTCAGGCCGGGTTTGCCCAGCCTGGAAGCGCGGCGCAATCATCCAGTCGTAGAGCAGGAGCAGCAGCGGCGTCATCAGCATCGACAGCGCCACTACCAGCAACAGCATCGACGACACCTCGGACGAGAATACGCGCGCGGTGGCGGCTGCGCCAAAGACGACGAAGGCGAATTCGCCGCCCTGCGACAACAATAGGGCAAACAGCAATTGCTGGCTGCGCGGCAGGCGGAAGCGCTTGCCCAGGGCATACAGCACGCCGATCTTGATGGTTAAAAAGGCGATGACTGCCGCCGGAATCAGCAACGGATGCGCCAGCAGCACGCCGAAATCGACCGACATGCCGACCGCGATAAAAAACAGCCCGAGCAGCAAACCCTTGAAGGGCTCGAGGTCGGATTCCAGCGCATGGCGGTACTCTGAATTGGCCAGCAGCACGCCGGCGAGGAACGTGCCCAGCGCCATCGATACGCCCACCGATTGCATCAGCAGGCCGATGCCGATCACCAGCATCAGGGCAAACGCCGTAAAGATTTCGCGCATGCCGGTCTTGGCAATGGCGCGCAGCAGGGGGCGCACCAGGTAGCGGCCGCCGACAATCAGGGCCACGACGACGCCGATGATTTTCACCGCGTCCACCCAGTCCTGGGCGCGCTCGCCCGTCGCGGAAACGCCCAGCATCGGCACGATGGCGATCATCGGAATGGCGGCGATATCCTGGAACAGCAGGAGCGAAAAGCTGGCAGATCCCGCAGGGGTCGCCATCAGGTTGCGTTCATCCAGCGTCGCCAGCGCAATCGCCGTCGACGACAGCGACAAGCCCAGCGCGGCGATCAGCGCCGTCTTCCAGCCGATGCCAGACAACACGCCTGCCGCGCACAGGGCCAGCGCTACCAGGGCGACTTGCGCACTGCCCCAGCCAAAGATGGGCTTGCGCATCGACCACAGGCGTTTCGGTTCCAGTTCCAGCCCGATCAGGAACAACAGCAGCACCACGCCGAATTCGGAAAAGTGCAGGATATCCTCCACTTCCCGGATCAGTCCGAAGCCAAATGGCCCAATGGCAATCCCTGCTGCCAGATAACCGAGCACGGCGCCCAGCCCCAGGCGTTTGGCGACGGGCACCGTGATGACCGCCGCCGCCAGATAAACCAGGGCATTGAGTAAAAGATTGTTTTCCATCCCGTTGCCCTCGTTTCCCGACGCAAACCCAGTTGTTCCGTGTGGCTGATTTCTGAATCCGAATGCTTATCCCGGGGACGATTCGCCCGACCAGTCCTGCCCGACCCCGGGAAATTGCACGACCGCCTTGCCGCACCAGTTGGGGTAATCCGCCAGTTGCGCCACATAGCCCTCGACGTAGCGCGTCACTGCCGCATCGTCGACCCGGTGCGCGCCATGGAGAATATAAGGTGGCAGCCAGCGCATGCCGCACAGGGCGGCGGTTTGCTGGAACGGTGGCAGGAATGCCGAAAATTCCCGGCCATGGTAGCCGCCGGCCTGATAAGACTCGTTCGAGCCGCCGGCAGTGGCCACCAGCCAGAAGTCCTTGCCATGCAGGGCCGTGCCGCCATGGCCGTGCGCCCAGCCACTTTCCAGCACTACGTCGAGCCATTCCTTCAGCAGCGACGGCATGCTGTACCACATGATCGGATGCTGAAAGACGATCAGGTCTGCCGCCCTCAGCCGCGCCTGCTCCTG comes from the Janthinobacterium sp. 17J80-10 genome and includes:
- a CDS encoding NAD(P)H-dependent oxidoreductase produces the protein MHTPPRILVVYAHPTPHRSRVNRLMAEAARTLAHVEVHDLYETYPDFDIDMRQEQARLRAADLIVFQHPIMWYSMPSLLKEWLDVVLESGWAHGHGGTALHGKDFWLVATAGGSNESYQAGGYHGREFSAFLPPFQQTAALCGMRWLPPYILHGAHRVDDAAVTRYVEGYVAQLADYPNWCGKAVVQFPGVGQDWSGESSPG
- the kefC gene encoding glutathione-regulated potassium-efflux system protein KefC; translated protein: MENNLLLNALVYLAAAVITVPVAKRLGLGAVLGYLAAGIAIGPFGFGLIREVEDILHFSEFGVVLLLFLIGLELEPKRLWSMRKPIFGWGSAQVALVALALCAAGVLSGIGWKTALIAALGLSLSSTAIALATLDERNLMATPAGSASFSLLLFQDIAAIPMIAIVPMLGVSATGERAQDWVDAVKIIGVVVALIVGGRYLVRPLLRAIAKTGMREIFTAFALMLVIGIGLLMQSVGVSMALGTFLAGVLLANSEYRHALESDLEPFKGLLLGLFFIAVGMSVDFGVLLAHPLLIPAAVIAFLTIKIGVLYALGKRFRLPRSQQLLFALLLSQGGEFAFVVFGAAATARVFSSEVSSMLLLVVALSMLMTPLLLLLYDWMIAPRFQAGQTRPDDAIEEREGHVIIAGFGRFGQIVGRLLHANQVPLTVLDHDPDQIDLLRKFGFEVFYGDATRTDLLHAAGAGRARALVVAIDDVEDSLALVDAVKQEFPDLPILARARNVTHYYDLMDRGVTMLERETFEGSLRLGRQVLQTLGYGAYQARQAAMKFRAHNIASVHAVYPYYKDQDQYVSMARQARDELAEMFARDLESMKSGRSGGWD